DNA sequence from the Blastomonas fulva genome:
ATCTCTTGCGATGCCATGACCTGAGCATTAGGGGCGAGGCGAACCGCCTGCAAAAGAAAAGTCACCAAGCCTCATGCGCATCGCCTTTATGGGAACCCCCGATTTTGCCGTGCCGACACTGCAGGCGCTGGTCGATGCCGGGCACGAGATCGCCGCGGTCTACAGCCAGCCACCGCGCCCCGCCAATCGCGGCAAGAAGCTTACCCCCTCGCCTGTCCAGCAGCGCGCCGAGCAGCTGGGGCTGGAAGTGCGCACCCCTGTGTCGCTCAAGGGCGAAGACGAAAAGCGAGCGTTCGCCGCGCTCGATCTCGATGCCTGCGTGGTCGCGGCCTATGGCCTGATCCTGCCGCGCGCGGTGCTTGATGCGCCGCGTCACGGCTGCCTCAACGTGCACGGTTCGCTGCTGCCGCGCTGGCGCGGCGCCGCGCCGGTGCAGCGCGCGATCCTCGCCGGCGATGGGCAAACGGGCGTCACGATCATGCAGATGGAGGCCGGGCTCGACACCGGGCCGATGCTGCTCAAGGGCGAGACTGCGGTGGACGGAAAGACGGCGGGCGAGCTGACCAGCGAGATCGCGCAGATCGGCGCGCGGCTGATGGTGCAGGTGCTCGGCGACCTTGGCGCTTATCCTCCGCAAGTTCAGCCCGACGAGGGCGTGACCTACGCCGCCAAGATCGACAAGGCCGAGGCGCGGCTGGATTTCACCTGCAGCGCCATCGAGGTCGAGCGGCAGGTGCGCGCGTTCAATCCGATGCCGGGCGCATTCTTCGAGCTGAACGGCGAACGCGTGCGGGTGCATTCGGCGGAGGTTGTCGAAGGAACAGCCGCGCCCGGCAGCATCCTGGACGACCGCCTCGCAATCGCCTGCGCCAATGGCGCGATCCGCCCGGTGATCATCCAGCGCGCGGGCCGTCCGGCGATGGCCCTCGACGACTTTCTGCGTGGGTTTGCCGTTGTGCCGGGCACGGTCATCGCATGACCCGCTTCGCGCTGACGCTGGAGTTCGACGGCGGGCCCTATATGGGTCTGCAGCGGCAGCCGCACGGCCCCAGCATCCAGCAGCATGTCGAGGATGCCGCGCACGCCATCACCGGCGAGCAGGTGACTCTCCACGCTGCCGGTCGGACCGACGCGGGCGTCCACGCATTGGCGATGCGCGCACATATCGATATCGAAAAGCCGATCGATCCCTTCCGGCTGATGGAAGCGCTGAACGCCAAATTGCGCCCCGAGCCGATCGCGGTGCTCGCCTGCGAGGTCGTGCCCGATAACTGGCATGCGCGCTTCTCGTGCCTGGGCCGGTCGTACATCTACCGCATCACCAACCGCCGCGCCCCGCTGACCCTCGAGCGCGGCAGGGCGTGGCAGGTTTCCGCGCCGCTCGATGCTGCAGCAATGCATCATGCTGCGCAGCATCTGGTCGGGCATCACGATTTCACGACGTTTCGTTCGGTGCATTGTCAGGCGGCGAGCCCGGTCAAGACGCTCGACCGGCTCGACGTGGTGCGCGATGGCGACGAGATCGACATCCACGCCGCCGCGCGCTCGTTCCTGCACCATCAGGTGCGCTCGATGGTCGGCTGCCTGGTGCTGGTGGGGCGCGGCAAATGGTCCGCCCATGACCTCAAGGCCGCGTTGGACGCCAGGGACCGTGCGGCGCTGGGGTTCAATGCTCCGCCCGATGGACTGTACTTTGCCGGGGCGGTGTATCCATAGTCTTTCCCCTTCCGCTTGCAGGAGGGGAAAGACTAGAACACCCGATCCAGCGCCTTGTCGAGCATCCACAATTGCCACAGCAGCCGCGCATTGTCGCTGCGGCCTGCGATATGCGCTTCGGCGACTTCGCTCAGTCGCGCGGTGTTGAACCATCCGCTGCGCGCCAGCGCCGAGCCCGACGCGATGGCGCGCGCCTGCTCTACCAGCGGCCCGCGGAACCACTGCGCGATCGGGCTTACGAAGCCCATCTTGGGGCGGTAGAGGATGTCATCGGGCAGCGTGCCGCGCATCGCGCGCTTCATCAGCCACTTGCCCTGCCCGCCGCGCACGCGCATCGCGTCGGGCAACGTCGCGGCAAACTCGATCAGCCGGTAGTCGAGCAGAGGCTCGCGCGCCTCGAGACTGACCGCCATGCTGGTGCGGTCGACCTTGGTCAGGATGTCGCCGGGCAGCCACAATTTCATGTCGGCATATTGCGCAGCATCAAGGCCCGTGCGCGCGGGTGCAGCCTCCATCAGCGCGATCATGTGATCCTCGCCGCGATAGCTGCCGAGCGCATTGCGCTGGCTGTCCGAATAGAGCGCATGCCGCTGTGCGTAGCCGGTGACGCCGACTGCATCGGTATAGCCTTCCGCCCCGGTCCGGGCCAAGGACAGCAGCGTCGCTTTGGCGCGCAACGGACGCGGCGCCCAGTCGGCCTTGGGATAGAGCGCACCCAGTGCACCGAACACCGGTCCCCGCAAGGATTGCGGCAACAGGTTGCGCACGCGTTCTTCGCCGTGGTGGAAGACATGGCGGCGATATCCGGCAAACGCCTCGTCGGCGCCATCGCCCGACAGTGCAACGGTGACGTTCTCGCGCGCCAGCTGGCACACGCGGAAGGTGGGCAGCATCGAGGCATCGGCGAAGGGCTCGTCGAACTGCGCTGCAACCTGGTCGATGATACCGATGTCGTCGGGCGAAACCGTCCGGCTGCGGTGCTCGGTCGCAAAGCGCGCGGCGATCCGCCGCGCGTAATCGCTCTCGTCGAGCGCGGCGACATCGAAGCCGATGCTGCAGGTCTTCACCGCCTGCGTGCTGCGTGCCGCCATCAGCGCGACCACAGTCGAGCTGTCGACGCCGCCCGACAGGAATGCGCCCAAGGGTACGTCGGCGACCATGCGTGAGGCCACCGCCTCGCGCATATGGTGCATCAATTCGGCCTCGAGATCGGCGACCGAGCCGCGCGCGCGGCGCGAGAAATCGACATCCCAATACTGCACCGGTGCAGGGATCGGCTTGCCGCGCTCGAGCATCAGATAATGGCCCGCGGGCAGCTTCTTCACACCCGCGACGAAACAGCGATGATCGGGGACGTAACCGAACGCGAGATAGTCATCGACCGCCTGTGCATCGGGCGCGCGGCGCAGCGCCGGGTGCGCGAGCAGGCCCTTGAGTTCAGACGCAAAGATCACGCTGCCATCGGGGAGCGGCGCATAATGCAGCGGCTTCACCCCCAGGCGATCGCGCGCGATGAACAGCCTCTGGGTGCGCTGGTCGTGGATCGCGAAGGCGAACATGCCGTTCAGCCGGTCGAGACAGCCCACCCCCCATTGCCGCCACGCAGCGAGGATCACCTCGGTATCGCCCGAGGTGCGGAAGCGGTGGCCCAGCACGGAAAGCTCGGCGCGGACCTCCTGGAAATTGTAGATCTCGCCATTGAACGTCAGCACATCGGCTTCGTCCTCGCTCAGCATCGGCTGCGCGCTGCCCGCAAGGTCGATGATCGAGAGGCGAAGGTGCCCGAGGCCGATGCCCGGCGCGGTCCAGCAGCCATTGCCGTCGGGACCGCGGTGCAGCATCGCATCGGTCATCAGCCGGATGCGCGCCGGATCAACCGGCTTGGCGGTTTCGAGATGGAAGATGCCCGCAATCCCGCACATGGCTCAGCGCTCCGCCAGCACGGTTTCGGCAAGCTTGCGTGCGCCACCGGCATCGGCAAGCAGCGCATCGATCGCCGTTCGCTCGGACCCGTTGCCGCTGCGCTCTGCCGAAACGATCAGGATCATCGCGCTCTGGCTGCGGCGCAGCAGACGCGCCTTGAGCGATTCGAGCCGGATACCGAGGTTGCTGCCGGTCTGTACATCACCGACGCGGTAGAAGGTCGCGACATCGCGCACAACCCGGCTCGGTCCGGTGATGATGTCCGCACGGCCATCGGCAAGCGCAGGCCCTGCCTCCACCCACGACCAGGTGCCATCGGGATCGAGCGCACCCTGGCCGAAGCCTGTGATCTCGCGGCCTTCGGACTGGCCGTCATACAGCGCGGCGAAGACATCGACCCGCCTGCCATCGCGGACGAAGCTGGCGATCAGTGTGCGGTTGCTGCCATCGGCGCGCGGGGTCCATTCGGCGGTCGGGTCATAATTTTGCCGCTGCCATCCGGCGATGTCGGGCAGCGTGTCGCGCGCAGGGAGAGATGCCGGCGCGGGCAGTCCGGCGAGCGCCCAGCCCAGAGGCGCTGCGACCAGCAGCGCAGCGCCGATCAGCACCGGGCGCGGCTGCGGGCCGGCCTTGCGCGATTGCACCGCCAGCCGTTCGGCCAGCGCAGGCTCGATGAACGGATCGGTGACCTGCCGGTCGAAAAACCGCCAGCCGATCGCCATCACCAGCAGCAGCACCAAAGCGAAGAACACCCAGCCATAGAAGATGTGATCGAACCCGGCGGCAAAATCGAGCCCGTGGTGGTGCGCGATATAGATCGTTCCGAAGGCTCGCACGCCATTGGCCAGCACCGGAACAATGATCGCGACCGTAATGATGCCGATCCGGCGCGGCCAGCTCTTGAAGCAGACATTGGCAACCAGCACGCCATAAGCGAGCATCGCGATCAGGAACTTCACCCCCGAGCACGCCTCGGCAACACGGAACAAGGCGGTGGGGGTCGAGATGAACACGCCCTCGATATGCGCAGGAATGCCGGTCATGCCGAGCAATGCCATCGAGATATCGGCGGTGATCACCTGCAGCCGCGGCACCAGCTCCTCGCCCACCGGCACAAGGAACAGCGCATAGCCCAGCGGGAACAGCAGCGCCCTGGCCACCTGTGGCCCGAGCAGCGCCAGCGTGCTGCCCTGCAGGAACATCACCAGCGCCAGATGCCGCGCCAGCGCGACGCCTGCTGCCTCGCCCAGCACCCAGCCCCCGGCAGCGGCGGCCATTACCACCAGCCCGGGTGCCCAGACCGAGGGCGCGATGCGCTTGAGCTCGTCTTCGCGCTGCATCACCAGCCAGCCGAGGATGAAGGGGATGAGCAGGATGTGGTTGAAGGTGGAGCTGTCCCACCAGATCATCACCATATCCGCAGCGTCGCGCGCGAACACCAGCAGGATCGCGGCCCAGGCCACGCCCAGCCGGATCAGTGCCATGCGCCAGGCGGCGCTCAGCGGCTGCGGGGAAACGGGGACCGCATCGGCGGCAATGCTGGCCATGTCAGGCCGCACTTTGCAGCGCGGGCACAGGTGCATCGAGCCAGCGCATCAACGGCGCAAGCTGTGCATCCCATTGATAGCATTGCAGCATATGCGCGCGAGCCGCCTGCCCCATCGCCGTGCCGCGCGCGCGATCGGAGGCAAGCGCGTTGACCGCGGCACCCAACGCGGCGTCATCATGCGCGATCACGAAATGCTCGCCGTCCTCGGCGACGATCCCCTCGGCGGCGGCGGCGGACGCGACCACCGGACGCGCCATCGCCATCGCCTCGAGCACCTTGTTCTGTATCCCGCGTGCGATCCGCAACGGCGCCACCACGACATCGGCCGAGGCGATCCAGGGACGGATGTCCTCGACCGCGCCGGCCATGTTCACCCCCGCCAGGCTGGCAAGCGCGCGGACCGCAGGGACCGGATTGCGCCCGACGATGTGGAAGCATGCATCAGGGTGTTCGGCGCGAACAGCCGGCAGCACTTGGCGTGCGAAATGCACCACCGCATCGACATTGGGCGCGTAGTCCATCTGCCCGGTGAACACGAGGTGCGGGCCGGGATCGCTGGCATAAGGCGCGGGCGCGACCCCGGCGGGATCATAAGCGACGGTATCGATGCCGTTGCTGATTCCCTCGACGCGGACAGAGGGATCGCCCAGCGTCTCGCGAAACAGCGCCGCTTCTGCCGGGCTGACAAACAGCGACAGATCGGCGCGGCGCGCCACGGTCTGCTCGAACGCACCCAGGAGCCGCGCCTCGCGCGCGTGCACCAGCTTCATCGGTCCCTGCGCAGCATCGGCATAGGCTGCGAACTTGGCCGAATCCATGTCGACGAAATCCATGACGACGCGGCCCGCAAAGCTTGGCGGAATGAACTGCGCCATCTGCCCTGAAAAGACGAAGATCGTGTCGATCGGCCGCGTGGCGATCAGGCGGCTGACGAAGTGGCCGATCTCGGCACTTTCGAACGCCACCAGCGACACCGGTTTGCCGGCGGCAAGCGCATTGAGCCCCGCGCGCAGGTTGGAAATGGTGCGCCGCACCAGCACATGGCTGGTCGCGGTCCAGGCTAGCTCGACCTCGGCGGCCATGTCCGCATCGGTCTCGCCAAAGGTCGCGACATGCACGGGCCCACGCGCGGCGAGCGCGCGCAGCATCGCGCACGAACGGATCTTGTCGCCGCGGTCTGGCGGAAACGGAATGCGGTGCGCAAGGAAGAGCGTTTCGCCCATCTCAGCCAAGCCCGTTCGCGATCAGCGGCCCCAGACGGTTGGCGATTGGCAGCGGCAAGCGCTGCCACAAGGCGATCTGCAGCCGGTATTTGGGGCTCAGCGGATTGACGTCGCG
Encoded proteins:
- the xrtA gene encoding exosortase A yields the protein MASIAADAVPVSPQPLSAAWRMALIRLGVAWAAILLVFARDAADMVMIWWDSSTFNHILLIPFILGWLVMQREDELKRIAPSVWAPGLVVMAAAAGGWVLGEAAGVALARHLALVMFLQGSTLALLGPQVARALLFPLGYALFLVPVGEELVPRLQVITADISMALLGMTGIPAHIEGVFISTPTALFRVAEACSGVKFLIAMLAYGVLVANVCFKSWPRRIGIITVAIIVPVLANGVRAFGTIYIAHHHGLDFAAGFDHIFYGWVFFALVLLLVMAIGWRFFDRQVTDPFIEPALAERLAVQSRKAGPQPRPVLIGAALLVAAPLGWALAGLPAPASLPARDTLPDIAGWQRQNYDPTAEWTPRADGSNRTLIASFVRDGRRVDVFAALYDGQSEGREITGFGQGALDPDGTWSWVEAGPALADGRADIITGPSRVVRDVATFYRVGDVQTGSNLGIRLESLKARLLRRSQSAMILIVSAERSGNGSERTAIDALLADAGGARKLAETVLAER
- a CDS encoding XrtA/PEP-CTERM system amidotransferase produces the protein MCGIAGIFHLETAKPVDPARIRLMTDAMLHRGPDGNGCWTAPGIGLGHLRLSIIDLAGSAQPMLSEDEADVLTFNGEIYNFQEVRAELSVLGHRFRTSGDTEVILAAWRQWGVGCLDRLNGMFAFAIHDQRTQRLFIARDRLGVKPLHYAPLPDGSVIFASELKGLLAHPALRRAPDAQAVDDYLAFGYVPDHRCFVAGVKKLPAGHYLMLERGKPIPAPVQYWDVDFSRRARGSVADLEAELMHHMREAVASRMVADVPLGAFLSGGVDSSTVVALMAARSTQAVKTCSIGFDVAALDESDYARRIAARFATEHRSRTVSPDDIGIIDQVAAQFDEPFADASMLPTFRVCQLARENVTVALSGDGADEAFAGYRRHVFHHGEERVRNLLPQSLRGPVFGALGALYPKADWAPRPLRAKATLLSLARTGAEGYTDAVGVTGYAQRHALYSDSQRNALGSYRGEDHMIALMEAAPARTGLDAAQYADMKLWLPGDILTKVDRTSMAVSLEAREPLLDYRLIEFAATLPDAMRVRGGQGKWLMKRAMRGTLPDDILYRPKMGFVSPIAQWFRGPLVEQARAIASGSALARSGWFNTARLSEVAEAHIAGRSDNARLLWQLWMLDKALDRVF
- the fmt gene encoding methionyl-tRNA formyltransferase codes for the protein MRIAFMGTPDFAVPTLQALVDAGHEIAAVYSQPPRPANRGKKLTPSPVQQRAEQLGLEVRTPVSLKGEDEKRAFAALDLDACVVAAYGLILPRAVLDAPRHGCLNVHGSLLPRWRGAAPVQRAILAGDGQTGVTIMQMEAGLDTGPMLLKGETAVDGKTAGELTSEIAQIGARLMVQVLGDLGAYPPQVQPDEGVTYAAKIDKAEARLDFTCSAIEVERQVRAFNPMPGAFFELNGERVRVHSAEVVEGTAAPGSILDDRLAIACANGAIRPVIIQRAGRPAMALDDFLRGFAVVPGTVIA
- the truA gene encoding tRNA pseudouridine(38-40) synthase TruA; the encoded protein is MTRFALTLEFDGGPYMGLQRQPHGPSIQQHVEDAAHAITGEQVTLHAAGRTDAGVHALAMRAHIDIEKPIDPFRLMEALNAKLRPEPIAVLACEVVPDNWHARFSCLGRSYIYRITNRRAPLTLERGRAWQVSAPLDAAAMHHAAQHLVGHHDFTTFRSVHCQAASPVKTLDRLDVVRDGDEIDIHAAARSFLHHQVRSMVGCLVLVGRGKWSAHDLKAALDARDRAALGFNAPPDGLYFAGAVYP
- a CDS encoding TIGR03087 family PEP-CTERM/XrtA system glycosyltransferase codes for the protein MGETLFLAHRIPFPPDRGDKIRSCAMLRALAARGPVHVATFGETDADMAAEVELAWTATSHVLVRRTISNLRAGLNALAAGKPVSLVAFESAEIGHFVSRLIATRPIDTIFVFSGQMAQFIPPSFAGRVVMDFVDMDSAKFAAYADAAQGPMKLVHAREARLLGAFEQTVARRADLSLFVSPAEAALFRETLGDPSVRVEGISNGIDTVAYDPAGVAPAPYASDPGPHLVFTGQMDYAPNVDAVVHFARQVLPAVRAEHPDACFHIVGRNPVPAVRALASLAGVNMAGAVEDIRPWIASADVVVAPLRIARGIQNKVLEAMAMARPVVASAAAAEGIVAEDGEHFVIAHDDAALGAAVNALASDRARGTAMGQAARAHMLQCYQWDAQLAPLMRWLDAPVPALQSAA